The genome window CCTGAGAGCGGCGCATTCCCTGACCGAGGCTCCCGAACAGGGCGAGCCTCGGTCCTGCCGCGCCGCTTGGGCAGCGGCGCTACTTTCCTTCCAGTGCGGCGACCACTTCCGCCGCCGCCTCCTGCAGGGGCGGCACATAGCGGCGCACGGCTTCCGCGAGCGTCACCGCGCGCGACAGGAACACCACGTTCAGACTCGCGAGAACGCGATCCTTGTCCTTGATGGCGACCGCCACCGCGCCGATCTTCGCCTGTGCGGTCCAGTCGCCGAAATTCGTCCCGAAGCCGTCTTCGCGCACGCGCCGGATCAGGCTCGACACGAGACTGTCGTTGCGCGCGATGGTCTGCTGCTCTTCGCCGCCCGAACCCGATCGCAGCAGTTCCAGGATGTCTTCGCGCTGCTCGTCGGGACACGTCGCGAAATAGGCGCGACCCGCCGCGGTCAACAGCATCGGCAGACGGCGTCCGACCATCGCGCGATGAAACGACAACTGGCTGAAGCGATGCGTCGTCTCGCGGATGATCATCGCATCGCCATCGGGCGTCGTGAGATCGGACGGCCACGCGACGCGCTGCAGCAGTTGTCCCATGATCGGCGGTGCGACGGTGGCGACGCGCTCCGTATCCGTGAAGCCTTCGCTCAGCGAACGCACCGCGAGCGTGAGACGAAAGCTGTCGTCCGACGCGCTTCTGCGCACGAATCCTTCTTCCATCAGCGTTTCCAGCAGGCGGCGCGCCGTCGTGCGATGCAGGCCCGTCAATTCCGCGATCTGCTGGCTCGTCGCGCGTCCGCCTTCCATCGCGTTCAGGGCGCGCAGCACGTCGAGGCCGCGCGCGAGGCCACGCACATTGGTATAGGTTGCCACCGCGAAATCTCCTTCTGAATCAGGCATGTGCATTCTATGCACAAATTCGAGATTTTGTTGAGCGCGTTGGTGGCCGCCCATAGACTGCACACATCATCTAATAAAGACACCTCGCTTCCGCCGCGTCTCGCCGGGCGGTCGACAAATACATTCAGGAGACAAGCATGCGCCCCGCCTTCGATCCGGCGGCCGGCAACGGCCGCGCTCATCCTTCAAAAACCTCGCAGCAGACGATTCACGCCGATGTCGCCATCATCGGAGCCGGTCCCGTCGGGCTGATGATCGCGAACATTCTCGGCTTGCAGGGCGTGCGCGTCGTGCTCGTGGAGAAGCTCCCGCAGATCATCGATTATCCGCGCGCCATTGGTCTGGATGACGAAGCATTGCGCGTCTTCCAGTCGATCGGCCTTGCCGACGACCTGCTGCCGCACACGACGCCGAATCACTGGATGCGCTTCACGCTGAAGGGCAAGTGCTTCGCGTCGATCGAACCGCGCACCGACGAATTCGGCTGGCCGCGCCGCAACGCCTTCCTTCAGCCGCTCGCGGATGAACTGCTGTACCGCGGCCTTGCGCGTTTCGCGCATGTCGAGACCTTGCTCGGCCATACGGTCGAGAGTGTCGCTCAGGACCAAGACGGCGTGATCGTCGACGTGACGGACGCCAGTGGCGCGCGCAAGACCGTGCGCGCGGCCTATCTGGTCGGCGCGGACGGCGGCAACAGCTTCGTGCGCCGCACGCTCGACGTGCCGTTCGAAGGCCGCACGAAGCCGAATCAGTGGATCGTGATCGACGTGCGCCATGATCCTATCGGCTCGCCGCACATCTATCTTCATTGCGATGCAAAGCGTCCCTATGTCTCCGCCGCGCTGCCGCACGGCATTCGCCGCTTCGAGTTCATGGTGATGCCGGGCGAGACCGAAGAGGAGCTTTCGAAGCCGGAGAACATGGCGGCGCTCGTGAAAAACGTCGTGGCCGACCCGCACAAGGTGGATTACATCCGTCAGCGCGTCTATACGCACAACGCGCGGCTCGCGAGC of Caballeronia sp. Lep1P3 contains these proteins:
- a CDS encoding DNA-binding transcriptional regulator; this encodes MATYTNVRGLARGLDVLRALNAMEGGRATSQQIAELTGLHRTTARRLLETLMEEGFVRRSASDDSFRLTLAVRSLSEGFTDTERVATVAPPIMGQLLQRVAWPSDLTTPDGDAMIIRETTHRFSQLSFHRAMVGRRLPMLLTAAGRAYFATCPDEQREDILELLRSGSGGEEQQTIARNDSLVSSLIRRVREDGFGTNFGDWTAQAKIGAVAVAIKDKDRVLASLNVVFLSRAVTLAEAVRRYVPPLQEAAAEVVAALEGK